The genome window CCAGCTTGGTCATAGAGGAGACATCCACCACCATGTCTGATACTAATACTGATACTGATATTGAGACTGATTCACAATCAGTTTCCCGTCGCCTTATTTTGCTTCGCCATGCTAAGAGCTCCTGGGATGACCGCTCACTTCGaggtctctctctttctctctcacctCACCTACTATTGATACAtataatttgtcttttttaaaacaataacattTTCGTTCCCAACGATTCCCATAGTCTTAAACTTAAACCGGCCAGTTACTCTTCTGTTTGCTATATCAATAAATTTCTTCCCTTTTCATATGATGTGATATGGTATGATTGTGTTAATCCAAATAGATCATGACCGGCCACTAAGTAAAAGTGGAGAGCTTGACGCTGCAGAAGTCTCTCAAAAGCTTCTGCAATTGGATTGGATACCTCAGCTTATTTTGTCTAGGTTGTGATTTCTCATATCCTTCATTTATCTTCTTCCCCTCGCCTCGCCCTAACAACATAATAATACTACAATTAAtaatgatgacgatgatgataaTCATactcaataaaaatgaaaaacaattattctgTTGATTGATTGATGACAGTGATGCATTGCGAACCAAGGAAACACTTAGAATAATGCAGCAACAAGTACCGGACTTTTTGGATGCAGAGGTTCATTTCATTTCAAGTTTCTATTCTGTTGCAGCTATGGATGGTCAGACTGCTGACCATCTTCAGCAAGCTATCTGCAATTACTCAAGGGATGGCATTCTTACTGTAATGTGAGTCAATTCCTTTGCTGTTAATAAATACTCCCTTCACTTTCACCCCATTTATTAACTAACACTTGTGCACTACCACACTCTTTTGCTGCCAATATGGTTTGGTGAAAGTTTCTTTCTTCAGTCGGAAGGTCAATCTTTtgtcttgtttctttcttcaacTTCAATGCAATTTGTGTGTTGAAACGTGTAGCACAGTCTTTTGTTAACAACTTGGAAATATGATTTGATTAAAGTTTCTTCCTTTAGTCAGAAGATCAATTCTTCAGtcttgtttctttgattttctttatttaaatgtGATTTGAATgctttttgtaaatttatcttggaaagaaacaaataaagacgATGACTTTGTTAAAAGTCGAGGCAGAGGGGTTAACTGGCTCATGCTTGGCATATTGGCTATTGAGAGGAAgcgaaagggaaagaaaagaacaatGGCTTTAGGCATTTTGACTGAATGCTGTTTGTACCTCAAATTCATGTCCTTGTTTATCTCTGGTACAAACTGGGATTATAGAAAGTTAAAAACTATGCTGATTCTTAGTTAATTTTACAGGTGTATGGGGCATAATAGGGGGTGGGAGGAGGCTGCCTCAATGTTCTCTGGTGCCTCCATAGAGCTAAAGACATGCAATGCTGCTTTGCTTGAAGCTACTGGGAAATCCTGGGAAGAGGTTAGgctcactcttttttttccttttgtgatTGGTATCTGATTAATTCAGTCACCTTCTCATTCAATCTTTCGAAGCAATGTGAAATTGGAAAGTGGTTGTTGATGCTAAATCGTATTCATGCTACATAATTGATAAGGTTTAGCTGTCCCCTCTCATGCAAACACTTTTGTGGGGCAAAATTGTTGGCTGCATTAGTCATCTCTTCTCAAAGCACTGATTTAACCAATATTACCCTAATCTCCATTCTCTTGACCTGTATAGTTATAAGCCCATTTCGGCAATAGTCCCCACCTCACTTCTGTTCCTATTATTCTCAGTATACTTGTATTTTATGGTGCTGGATGATTTTTGCATCGAAGTTTTAATATAGCCATTAAACTTCGACTTCCAATGCAAAGATTTGATTACATACTGCTCTTCATCCTGCTATCAAGAATAAGCAATGCCAATTAGACGTGGAGTTCCATTAAGTTGATACTTCAAAACTGCAGAAGAAAGCATGTTTTAGGTGGAGGCAGATGGAGCAGAATTATCGACACTTTGGTCTGTTCAAGAAACTAATAGTGATCTAAGGAACTTAGATAGAAATGACTTGGGAAGGGGTTGTAAAGTTTCAGAATTGTTGCTTGCCACTGCTatggttaaattaaataagatagaACTcttaccatatttttttataaaaaaaatttgatctttcCCTGATCTGCTATGTTACACTCCCAGGCATTTGCTTCAGCAGGACTTGGCGGGTGGAAACTTCAGGGCATTGTGAAACCGAGTGATAGCCCAAAATTTTGAATCCCATCCACAACATTTAGACCTCCAACCCTCCTCCtttccaaaaataaacaagatccTGCCTTTTGGTTCT of Populus trichocarpa isolate Nisqually-1 chromosome 16, P.trichocarpa_v4.1, whole genome shotgun sequence contains these proteins:
- the LOC18106007 gene encoding uncharacterized protein At3g52155, chloroplastic isoform X2, whose protein sequence is MNANTTLTLTSITQSIKIPLMLMIKYCPCPCPPPPSPISIRSSRLRSRISSLPPSLVIEETSTTMSDTNTDTDIETDSQSVSRRLILLRHAKSSWDDRSLRDHDRPLSKSGELDAAEVSQKLLQLDWIPQLILSSDALRTKETLRIMQQQVPDFLDAEVHFISSFYSVAAMDGQTADHLQQAICNYSRDGILTVMCMGHNRGWEEAASMFSGASIELKTCNAALLEATGKSWEEYTCILWCWMIFASKF
- the LOC18106007 gene encoding uncharacterized protein At3g52155, chloroplastic isoform X1, with protein sequence MNANTTLTLTSITQSIKIPLMLMIKYCPCPCPPPPSPISIRSSRLRSRISSLPPSLVIEETSTTMSDTNTDTDIETDSQSVSRRLILLRHAKSSWDDRSLRDHDRPLSKSGELDAAEVSQKLLQLDWIPQLILSSDALRTKETLRIMQQQVPDFLDAEVHFISSFYSVAAMDGQTADHLQQAICNYSRDGILTVMCMGHNRGWEEAASMFSGASIELKTCNAALLEATGKSWEEAFASAGLGGWKLQGIVKPSDSPKF